The nucleotide window ATATTTAGCATACAGCTTCTGCAAGTGTTTTTGATTGTCTTTAAGTGTATTTTGCTTTTGTGCGCATACATTGACGCAGAGTAAAGCTACTGCAATAGGGTAGATTTTCATTCCATTCAATTTTTTACAAATTTAATCAAGAAAAACGAATTTATTAACTAATTTAAATTAATTATCAATAATTTATAACAAAAATTAACATTAATATATTAAATTGAGTTATTTCTATTTTTTTGCTATATTTTTAAAATAAAATTGCGAAAAAGATAAAAAAAGAAAAAAATAAACTGATTAGTGAATTATATGCAAAACAGATAATAAAAAAATGCCCCGGTAAAAAACCAGGGCATTCTTTATTTATTGTAAAAGAAATCCTACGCTTGAACGTTGTTTCCTCCTAATACGAAAGGCTCAACTTCTTTGATTTCTCCGAACTGCTGCTCGTAGTTAGCGATGTTCTGCTGAAGAGCGTTTAATACTCTTTTAGCGTGAAGTGGAGCAAGAATTACTCTTGATCTTACTTTCGCCTGCTGAACACCTGGCATCAACTGAATAAAGTCTACTACAAATTCAGATGGAGAGTGGTTTACTAAAGCCAGGTTAGCATAGATACCAGCAGCTACCATTTCATTTAATTCGATGTTGATGTTCCCGTCTTGTGGATTTTGATTGTTGTCCATTGTTATAAATTATGTTTTTAAAATTCGAAATTTGAGATTGTGAAAATATAAAAATAATTTCAAATCCCAAATTTCAAATCATTAATTTTAGTTAAGGTCTTCGAATTCCTTCTTAGAACCTACAATAACGTTCTGATACTCTTTAAGACCTGTACCTGCAGGAATTCTGTGTCCTACAATTACATTTTCTTTAAGACCGTTAAGATCGTCTATCTTACCAGCAACTGCTGCCTCGTTAAGAACTTTAGTGGTTTCCTGGAACGATGCTGCAGACATGAATGATTTAGTCTGAAGGGCAGCTCTTGTAATACCTTGCAGTACAGGAGTTGCTGTAGCAGGAAGAGCTTCTCTTACTTCTACCAATGCTAAATCTTCACGCTTCAACTTAGAGTTTTCATCTCTTAATTCTCTTGCAGTAATCATCTGACCTGGTTTGAATTCTTTAGAATCACCAGCATCTACTACTACTTTAAGACCAAATACTCTGTTGTTTTCTTCCAAGAAATCATACTTGTGCTCAAGAGCTCCTTCAAGGAACTGAGTATCACCTCCATCTACAATAGATACTTTCGTCATCATCTGTCTTACGATAATTTCGAAGTGCTTGTCGTCGATTTTTACCCCCTGTAGACGGTAAACTTCCTGAATCTCGTTTACTAAGTATTCCTGAACAGCTGTTGGACCTTTAATTCTTAAGATATCTTCCGGTGTGATAGAACCGTCAGAAAGCGGAGAACCTGCTCTTACGAAGTCATTCTCCTGAACAAGAATCTGGTTGGAAAGTTTTACCAGGTAAATCTTTCTTTCACCAGTTTTAGCCTCAACAATAAGTTCACGGTTACCTCTCTTGATTTTTCCGTAAGAAACTACCCCGTCGATTTCAGTAACAACCGCTGGGTTTGAAGGGTTTCTTGCTTCGAATAATTCGGTAACTCTCGGAAGACCTCCGGTGATATCCCCTGCTTTTGCAGATTTTCTCGGGATCTTGATTAAGACTTTACCCGCCTTAATTTTTTCACCATCGTTAACCATTAAGTGGGCTCCTACCGGTAAGTTGTAAGCTTTTTGCTCAACTCCTTTAGAGTCTACCACTTTCAAGGTAGGTACGGCTTTCTTATTTCTGGATTCAGAAATTACTTTCTCTTCAAATCCTGTCTGTTCGTCAATTTCAAGCTGGAATGAAATACCTTGGATGATATCCTCGTATTCTACCTTACCTGAAGTTTCAGCAATGATAACCGCGTTATACGGATCCCATCTACAGATTGTATCTCCTTTCTTCACTTTATCACCTGGTTTTACAGATAATATCGATCCGTAAGGTACGTTAGCTACCATTAATGGAGTTCTTGACTCATTATCAGCAACTAATCTGAATTCTGTTGAACGGGAAACCACAACCTCAGCAGTATTACCGTTTTCATCTTCAGAAGTAATTGTTCTTACTTCATCCATTTCAACGATACCATCTCTTCTTGCAACGATAGATGGGTTTTCCGATACGTTTCCTGCAGTACCCCCCTGGTGGAAAGTTCTCAACGTAAGCTGAGTACCTGGCTCCCCAATTGATTGTGCTGCAATTACACCTACCGCTTCACCCATGTGGATCATCTTACCTGTTGCTAAGTTTCTACCGTAACATTTCGCACAGATACCTTTCTTAGCCTCACAAGTTAATGGTGAACGAACCTCAACAGCTTCTAATCCAGCCTCCTCAATTCTCTTCGCTAATTGCTCAGTAATTACCTGGTCAGCCTCAGTGATTAATTCATCTGTTTCAGGATCGTAAACATTATGTAAAGATACTCTACCTAAGATTCTTTCAGAGATTTTTTCAACGATCTCGTCATTTTTCTTAAGTGCAGTAACTTCTGTACCTCTTAATGTTCCACAGTCGTCTTCTGTAACGATAACGTCCTGTGCAACGTCTACCAATCTTCTCGTTAAGTAACCGGCATCGGCTGTCTTAAGAGCGGTATCCGCAAGACCTTTACGGGCACCGTGGGTAGAGATAAAGTACTCTAGAATCGAAAGACCTTCCTTAAAGTTCGCAAGGATCGGGTTTTCGATGATCTCCGCTCCGGTAGAACCGGCTTTCTGCGGTTTTGCCATCAAACCTCTCATCCCTGATAACTGACGGATCTGTTCTTTAGAACCCCTCGCTCCAGAGTCAAGCATCATATATACAGAGTTGAAACCACCTTGGTCAGTTTTCATTCTGCTCATGATCATTTCAGTTAATCCGGCGTTGGTGTTTGTCCAAACGTCGATTACCTGGTTATAACGTTCTGTATCGGTAATTAGACCCATGTTATAGTTAGCTCTAATTTCGTCTACAGTTTCAATTGATTGTGCAATCATCTGCTTTTTCTCCACAGGTACTACGATATCTCCAAGAGAGAACGATAGACCTCCTTTGAATGCATTTGAATACCCTAGATCTTTCATTGCATCCAAGAACTTCACAGTTGTAGGGAAATCTGTATCAGCAAGGATCTTACCGATAACGTTTCTCAATGATTTCTTGGTAAGAAGTTCATTGATATATCCTACCTGCTTAGGTACAATCTGGTTGAATAAAATTCTACCTACAGTAGTTTCGATCAGTCTTGTTACGATTTCTCCGTTTTCCTTAACAGGTAATTTACATCTTACCTTAGCATTTAGAGAAACTTTTCCTTCTGCATAAGCAATTTCCGCTTCTTCAGGAGAATAGAATGCAAGACCTTCACCTTTTACTTTCATAGTTTCAGTTGAATCCAACTGTTTGGTCATGAAATAAAGACCAAGAACCATGTCCTGAGATGGTACCGTAATTGGAGAACCGTTTGCAGGGTTTAGAATGTTCTGAGAACCTAACATCAATAACTGAGCTTCAAGGATCGCTTCTGGTCCTAACGGCAAGTGTACCGCCATCTGGTCACCATCGAAATCGGCGTTGAAGGCCGTAGTTACTAACGGGTGTAGCTGGATTGCCTTACCTTCGATCATCTTAGGTTGGAAAGCCTGAATACCCAGCCTGTGAAGAGTAGGTGCCCTGTTCAATAGTACCGGGTGACCTTTCATCACGTTTTCAAGGATATCATAAACTACCGGTTCTTTTCTGTCGATAATTCTCTTTGCAGATTTTACTGTTTTTACAATACCTCTTTCAATCAGTTTTCTGATGATGAACGGTTTGTAAAGTTCAGCTGCCATATCTTTAGGAATACCACATTCGTGAAGCTGTAGGTTCGGACCTACAACAATTACCGAACGCGCAGAGTAGTCAACCCTTTTCCCTAGTAGGTTCTGACGGAAACGACCTTGCTTACCTTTCAATGAATCAGAAAGTGATTTCAATGGTCTGTTTGATTCAGATTTTACTGCAGAAGATTTTCTTGTGTTATCGAATAATGAATCTACTGATTCCTGAAGCATACGCTTCTCGTTTCTCAAGATTACTTCAGGAGCTTTGATCTCCAATAGTCTCTTCAAACGGTTATTTCTGATAATAACTCTTCTATAAAGGTCATTTAAGTCAGAAGTAGCGAAACGTCCTCCATCCAATGGAACCAATGGTCTTAGTTCTGGTGGTATAACAGGAAGTACACGCATGATCATCCACTCCGGTCTGTTGATCATTCTTGTATTGGCACCTCTTAATGCCTCTACAACGTTCAATCTTTTAAGAGCTTCTGTTCTTCTTTGTTTTGAACCTTCGTTGTGAGCTTTGTGTCTCAAGTCGAAAGACAATGCATCAAGATCGATTCTTTTTAAAAGATCTTCCACAGCTTCAGCACCCATTCTGGCGATGAATTTGTTTGGATCAGAATCATCAAGATACTGGTTTTCTACAGGAAGAGTTTCCATGATATCCAGGTACTCTTCTTCTGTAAGGAATTCCATGTTTTCAAAATCAGAACCGTCTAATTTTTTAGCAATACCCTGCTGGATCACTACATATCTTTCGTAGTAGATGATCATATCTAATTTCTTAGAAGGAATTCCTAAAAGGTATCCGATTTTGTTTGGTAATGAACGGAAATACCAGATGTGTGCAATTGGAACTACAAGGTTGATGTGCCCGATTCTCTCTCTTCTTACTTTCTTCTCAGTAACTTCTACTCCACAACGGTCACAAACGATCCCTTTGTAACGAATTCTCTTGTATTTACCACAAGCACATTCGTAATCCTTTACAGGACCAAAGATTTTCTCACAGAATAGCCCGTCTCTTTCAGGTTTGTGAGTTCTGTAGTTAATAGTTTCCGGTTTTAAAACCTCCCCTCTTGAGTCTTGTAAAATAGACTCCGGTGAAGCTAAACCGATGGTTATTTTATTAAATCTACTTGATTTATTTTTATTTGACATAATTTTATTTTTGATTATAAAGATTAAAGATTGAAAGCTTTACACTTTCGCTCTTATCATCTCGGAGTTTATTAATTCTTTAATTTTTAGTAATTAAATCTTTAATTTACTCCTCCAATCTTACGTCTAGTCCAAGACCTTGTAACTCGTGAAGTAATACGTTGAATGATTCCGGAATACCTGGTTCAGGCATAGATTCACCCTTAGCAATTGCTTCATAAGTTTTTGCTCTACCAATCACGTCATCCGACTTCACAGTCAGGATTTCTCTCAGGATGTTAGATGCACCGAATGCTTCAAGTGCCCAAACCTCCATCTCTCCGAATCTCTGACCTCCGAACTGAGCCTTACCTCCTAACGGCTGCTGAGTAATCAATGAGTAAGGACCAATAGAACGCGCGTGCATTTTGTCATCAACCATGTGTCCTAGTTTCAGCATGTAAATAACACCTACAGTCGCAGCCTGAGTAAATCTTTCTCCGGTACCACCATCATAAAGGTAAGTGTGACCGAATTTAGGAAGACCAGCCTTGTCTGTATATTCAGTAATCTGATCAAGAGTTGCTCCGTCAAAGATTGGTGTAGCGAACTTCATTCCCAGTTTCTGACCAGCCCATCCAAGAACTGTTTCATAAATCTGTCCGATGTTCATACGTGAAGGTACCCCAAGTGGATTCAATACGATATCTACCGGTGTTCCGTCTTCAAGGAATGGCATATCTTCTTCACGAACGATTCTTGATACGATACCTTTATTACCGTGACGTCCTGCCATCTTATCCCCTACATTCAGTTTACGTTTCTTAGCGATGTAAACTTTAGCCAGCTTCATGATACCTGCCGGAAGCTCGTCTCCGATTGAAATAGCAAATTTCTCACGGTTTTTAACTCCCTGGATGTCGTTATATTTGATTTTGTAGTTGTGAATCAATTGTTTGATCAATTCATTCTTGTCAGCGTCTACTGTCCAGTCTGAACCGCTAACGTTTACATAATCTTCAACTGAAGTTAATAACTTGTGAGTGAATTTCACACCTTTACCGATGATCTCTTCATCAAGGTCATTGTGTACCCCTTGAGAAGTTTTACCGCTTACCAGTGTATTTAATTTCTCAATTAAAGTATTTCTCAACTCGTCAAACTTAGCCTTGTAAGTGTTTTCAATCTCTTCAAGTTTAAGTTTTTCTTCAGTTCTTTTCTTTTTGTCTTTAATATTTCTGGAGAACAATTTCTTGTTGATAACAACTCCTCTTAATGAAGAGTCAGCTTTCAATGAAGCATCCTTCACATCACCAGCTTTATCACCGAAGATTGCTCTAAGAAGTTTTTCTTCAGGAGTCGGGTCTGATTCACCTTTTGGAGTGATTTTACCAATCATAATATCTCCAGGCTTCACTTCAGCACCGATTCTAATCATACCGTTCTCGTCAAGATCTTTGGTAGCTTCTTCAGATACGTTTGGAATATCTGCTGTAAGC belongs to Chryseobacterium gleum and includes:
- a CDS encoding DUF3467 domain-containing protein codes for the protein MDNNQNPQDGNINIELNEMVAAGIYANLALVNHSPSEFVVDFIQLMPGVQQAKVRSRVILAPLHAKRVLNALQQNIANYEQQFGEIKEVEPFVLGGNNVQA
- the rpoC gene encoding DNA-directed RNA polymerase subunit beta': MSNKNKSSRFNKITIGLASPESILQDSRGEVLKPETINYRTHKPERDGLFCEKIFGPVKDYECACGKYKRIRYKGIVCDRCGVEVTEKKVRRERIGHINLVVPIAHIWYFRSLPNKIGYLLGIPSKKLDMIIYYERYVVIQQGIAKKLDGSDFENMEFLTEEEYLDIMETLPVENQYLDDSDPNKFIARMGAEAVEDLLKRIDLDALSFDLRHKAHNEGSKQRRTEALKRLNVVEALRGANTRMINRPEWMIMRVLPVIPPELRPLVPLDGGRFATSDLNDLYRRVIIRNNRLKRLLEIKAPEVILRNEKRMLQESVDSLFDNTRKSSAVKSESNRPLKSLSDSLKGKQGRFRQNLLGKRVDYSARSVIVVGPNLQLHECGIPKDMAAELYKPFIIRKLIERGIVKTVKSAKRIIDRKEPVVYDILENVMKGHPVLLNRAPTLHRLGIQAFQPKMIEGKAIQLHPLVTTAFNADFDGDQMAVHLPLGPEAILEAQLLMLGSQNILNPANGSPITVPSQDMVLGLYFMTKQLDSTETMKVKGEGLAFYSPEEAEIAYAEGKVSLNAKVRCKLPVKENGEIVTRLIETTVGRILFNQIVPKQVGYINELLTKKSLRNVIGKILADTDFPTTVKFLDAMKDLGYSNAFKGGLSFSLGDIVVPVEKKQMIAQSIETVDEIRANYNMGLITDTERYNQVIDVWTNTNAGLTEMIMSRMKTDQGGFNSVYMMLDSGARGSKEQIRQLSGMRGLMAKPQKAGSTGAEIIENPILANFKEGLSILEYFISTHGARKGLADTALKTADAGYLTRRLVDVAQDVIVTEDDCGTLRGTEVTALKKNDEIVEKISERILGRVSLHNVYDPETDELITEADQVITEQLAKRIEEAGLEAVEVRSPLTCEAKKGICAKCYGRNLATGKMIHMGEAVGVIAAQSIGEPGTQLTLRTFHQGGTAGNVSENPSIVARRDGIVEMDEVRTITSEDENGNTAEVVVSRSTEFRLVADNESRTPLMVANVPYGSILSVKPGDKVKKGDTICRWDPYNAVIIAETSGKVEYEDIIQGISFQLEIDEQTGFEEKVISESRNKKAVPTLKVVDSKGVEQKAYNLPVGAHLMVNDGEKIKAGKVLIKIPRKSAKAGDITGGLPRVTELFEARNPSNPAVVTEIDGVVSYGKIKRGNRELIVEAKTGERKIYLVKLSNQILVQENDFVRAGSPLSDGSITPEDILRIKGPTAVQEYLVNEIQEVYRLQGVKIDDKHFEIIVRQMMTKVSIVDGGDTQFLEGALEHKYDFLEENNRVFGLKVVVDAGDSKEFKPGQMITARELRDENSKLKREDLALVEVREALPATATPVLQGITRAALQTKSFMSAASFQETTKVLNEAAVAGKIDDLNGLKENVIVGHRIPAGTGLKEYQNVIVGSKKEFEDLN